A window of Caldalkalibacillus uzonensis contains these coding sequences:
- a CDS encoding TIM-barrel domain-containing protein, with product MLSTIRRRKTVALIIVLLIFFLTSMTVLAIDGVWHHPYGIDDLYEVKETERFPRDPVAGENVYIHLTTWPVMPGQATWITWTKNGIAQPDIGGEWKYNSGNNSYWVVDMGSFEKGDHIQYTVHANKDGTNEKTIGPFEFTVVGWESIQKITGVTDYGNRIVLEAVPDTGNMKPKINLSFTNDEVFRVQMSPTGLEDHMASGLSNYTVSESTSQVVVETAKLKIIVEKDPYLLKVYDQADNLIARGYDPSLQSSMTWLTDGDSIITKVQDHFYTPENEQFFGFGERYNSLGQRGRNVDTYVYNQYLNQDERTYMAIPFFVNTNGYGIFVNSTFYSQFRLATDRSDMYSFTVNTAGAASSMLDYYFIHGTDLKDVIANYTDITGKPTLPPKFAFGLWMSANEWSSQDHVTNVLNQVRTHDIAAAVMVLEQWSDEHTFYIWNDAQYQPKHGSESFRYEDFTFPADGRWPDPKGMVQELHDEGIKVLLWQIPVQKWTPYPYEQADNDEAYMLEQGYAVGNGSNGAYRIPDGTWFGNSLLLDFTNPEATAWWMSKLDYLFDDIGIDGFKTDGGEMVWGRWNTFANGKKGDEMRNQYPNEYIRAYYEHAKSKKEESMLFSRAGTHGVQQYPGFWAGDQDSTFNAYQQAIRAGLTANISGVPFWSWDLAGFTGPYPSSELYKRSTAMAAFSPIMQFHSEKANPSPSEERSPWNAATRTGDETIIDTFRFYVNTRMNLLPYIYSEAKKTSETGIPLMRAMAIEFPEDTITHDLTWQYMFGDYLLIAPIVNEGEKVKSIYLPEGEWIDFWWGAQRPGQRWITYYAGVNDIPVFVRAGSIIPMNLNENYELGGSIGNELDRYQNLIFRIYPKGTTAYDWYDDVNGQVKTITVTEDYPSQKVTVSMPPIDEISTLMVFTSMPNSVEIESSPLDHYTDFSSFTTATQGWYYDKRGKFAFVKVPADTATRTIHLKGVHKAEYEAEFATQHQVGTNDNHSGYYGTGFVDQFADVGNYIEFDVLVEQEGAYTLDIRYSSAGGAASRGIYVNDVKLQELSLPQTSDWDTWDVASLTVSLRKGYNTIKIQYDNGNVHGINVDHIAIRP from the coding sequence TTGTTAAGCACAATTAGAAGGAGAAAGACAGTTGCGTTGATCATTGTGCTGCTGATCTTTTTCCTTACTTCAATGACTGTTTTGGCTATTGACGGAGTGTGGCACCATCCCTATGGCATTGATGATTTGTATGAGGTGAAAGAGACAGAGAGATTCCCTAGGGATCCTGTTGCTGGTGAGAATGTATACATTCATTTAACGACTTGGCCCGTGATGCCAGGACAAGCCACCTGGATCACTTGGACCAAAAACGGTATTGCCCAGCCTGATATCGGTGGAGAATGGAAATACAACAGCGGCAATAATTCCTACTGGGTGGTTGACATGGGCAGTTTTGAGAAGGGAGACCACATCCAATATACCGTTCATGCCAATAAAGACGGAACAAATGAAAAAACAATCGGTCCCTTTGAATTTACAGTTGTTGGCTGGGAATCCATACAAAAAATTACTGGAGTTACCGACTATGGAAACCGCATAGTTTTGGAAGCGGTTCCTGACACGGGTAACATGAAACCTAAGATCAATCTCTCTTTTACGAACGATGAGGTTTTTCGCGTGCAAATGTCTCCCACAGGTCTCGAAGATCATATGGCAAGCGGCCTGAGCAACTACACGGTCAGTGAATCCACTTCACAGGTTGTGGTAGAGACAGCCAAGTTAAAAATCATTGTCGAAAAAGATCCTTATTTGCTTAAAGTCTATGATCAAGCGGACAATTTGATTGCCCGTGGTTATGATCCTTCGTTGCAGAGCAGTATGACCTGGCTTACCGACGGTGACTCGATTATCACTAAAGTACAGGATCATTTCTATACACCTGAAAACGAGCAGTTTTTCGGTTTTGGTGAACGCTATAACAGTTTGGGACAACGTGGGCGGAATGTGGACACCTATGTCTACAACCAGTACCTCAATCAAGATGAACGCACTTACATGGCTATTCCCTTTTTTGTCAATACCAACGGATACGGGATATTCGTCAACTCAACCTTTTATTCACAGTTCAGACTGGCCACAGACCGCAGTGACATGTACAGTTTTACCGTTAATACAGCAGGGGCGGCATCTTCGATGTTAGATTACTATTTTATTCACGGAACAGACCTCAAAGATGTGATTGCCAATTATACCGATATAACAGGAAAACCCACTTTGCCGCCCAAATTTGCCTTTGGACTGTGGATGTCCGCCAATGAATGGAGCAGTCAGGACCATGTAACCAACGTGCTCAATCAAGTCCGTACACATGATATTGCGGCTGCAGTCATGGTACTAGAACAATGGAGCGATGAGCACACCTTTTACATTTGGAACGATGCACAATACCAACCTAAACATGGCAGCGAATCATTCAGATATGAGGACTTCACATTCCCTGCAGATGGACGTTGGCCTGATCCCAAAGGAATGGTCCAAGAACTACATGATGAAGGCATTAAAGTGTTACTGTGGCAGATTCCGGTACAAAAATGGACCCCCTATCCCTATGAACAAGCAGATAATGATGAGGCATATATGCTTGAACAAGGCTATGCGGTCGGAAACGGCAGCAATGGCGCTTATCGTATTCCGGATGGCACATGGTTTGGAAACAGTCTGCTGCTCGATTTTACCAACCCTGAGGCGACGGCGTGGTGGATGTCCAAACTGGATTACCTGTTTGATGATATTGGAATAGACGGTTTCAAAACAGACGGGGGAGAAATGGTTTGGGGTAGATGGAACACGTTTGCCAACGGTAAAAAAGGGGATGAGATGCGCAATCAATATCCCAACGAATATATCCGGGCCTATTATGAGCATGCAAAGTCAAAAAAAGAGGAATCCATGCTATTCAGCCGGGCCGGCACACATGGTGTGCAGCAATACCCCGGATTCTGGGCAGGAGACCAGGATTCAACGTTTAATGCCTATCAGCAGGCCATTCGGGCTGGATTAACAGCCAATATTTCCGGTGTTCCCTTTTGGAGCTGGGATTTGGCCGGGTTTACAGGACCCTATCCGTCATCAGAATTGTATAAACGCTCGACTGCAATGGCTGCTTTTTCACCTATCATGCAGTTTCACTCGGAAAAAGCCAATCCATCTCCCAGTGAGGAACGTTCTCCTTGGAACGCCGCCACAAGAACAGGGGACGAAACTATTATTGATACCTTTCGATTTTATGTTAATACACGCATGAATTTACTGCCTTACATCTATAGTGAAGCTAAAAAAACCAGTGAGACCGGCATACCTCTCATGAGAGCGATGGCCATTGAATTTCCTGAAGATACAATAACACACGATTTGACATGGCAATACATGTTTGGAGATTATTTGCTCATTGCTCCCATTGTCAATGAAGGGGAGAAGGTTAAATCAATCTATCTCCCTGAAGGGGAGTGGATTGACTTCTGGTGGGGCGCGCAAAGGCCTGGACAGCGCTGGATCACTTATTATGCCGGTGTGAATGACATTCCGGTATTTGTTCGAGCCGGCAGCATTATCCCGATGAATTTGAATGAAAATTATGAACTCGGCGGTTCCATTGGCAATGAACTGGATAGGTATCAGAACTTAATTTTTCGCATTTATCCCAAAGGCACTACTGCTTATGACTGGTATGATGATGTAAACGGGCAAGTGAAGACGATTACGGTCACCGAAGATTATCCTTCCCAAAAGGTAACCGTTTCAATGCCACCGATCGATGAGATCAGCACCTTGATGGTATTCACCTCCATGCCTAACTCAGTAGAAATTGAAAGTTCACCGCTAGACCACTATACAGATTTCAGCTCCTTTACAACTGCTACTCAAGGCTGGTATTACGACAAGCGTGGAAAATTTGCTTTTGTCAAAGTGCCGGCTGATACTGCGACCCGCACCATTCATCTTAAAGGCGTGCATAAGGCTGAATATGAAGCCGAATTTGCCACTCAACACCAAGTTGGCACCAACGATAATCACAGCGGGTACTATGGAACAGGTTTTGTGGACCAGTTTGCAGATGTGGGTAATTACATCGAGTTTGATGTTCTGGTTGAACAAGAGGGGGCCTATACGCTTGACATCCGCTACAGCTCCGCAGGAGGAGCGGCTTCAAGGGGGATCTATGTCAACGATGTAAAGTTGCAGGAACTCTCCTTGCCACAAACCAGTGACTGGGATACTTGGGATGTTGCTTCACTCACCGTTTCATTAAGAAAAGGTTACAACACGATTAAGATTCAGTATGATAACGGCAACGTTCACGGCATTAATGTTGATCACATCGCCATTCGACCATAA